The proteins below are encoded in one region of Aquisphaera giovannonii:
- a CDS encoding FadR/GntR family transcriptional regulator, producing the protein MMLDTVERPKLRDVVAGRLKSYIVDANLKPGDRLPTEADLAKQFGVSRLSLREATKSLEFLGILESRPGRGLSVGRVDMDRVTEYLGFHPALQELSPRVLIDTRIVVEAGVLPHVARRMAADPALHERLDAINARLGRSRGLAEGIELDREFHHQLIAASGLTPFQAFGDLLATFFRRYGRHLDASAAVRGHRVIIDALKAGDVAAADREIRTHIEFYLTLPEAPE; encoded by the coding sequence ATGATGCTGGACACCGTGGAACGGCCGAAGCTGCGGGACGTCGTGGCCGGGCGGCTGAAGTCGTACATCGTGGATGCGAACCTGAAGCCCGGCGACCGCCTGCCGACCGAGGCGGACCTCGCGAAGCAGTTCGGCGTGAGCCGGCTGAGCCTGCGGGAGGCGACCAAGTCGCTGGAGTTCCTGGGCATCCTCGAATCGCGGCCGGGCCGGGGGCTGAGCGTCGGCCGCGTGGACATGGACCGCGTCACGGAATACCTGGGATTCCACCCGGCCCTGCAGGAACTCTCGCCCCGCGTCCTGATCGACACGCGCATCGTCGTGGAGGCGGGGGTGCTGCCCCACGTCGCCCGCCGCATGGCGGCGGATCCGGCCCTCCACGAGAGGCTCGACGCGATCAACGCGCGCCTCGGCCGGTCTCGCGGCCTCGCGGAGGGGATCGAGCTCGACCGCGAGTTCCACCACCAGTTGATCGCCGCCAGCGGGCTGACGCCCTTCCAGGCCTTCGGCGACCTGCTCGCGACCTTCTTCCGCCGGTACGGCAGGCACCTGGACGCGTCCGCGGCCGTGCGCGGCCACCGCGTGATCATCGACGCCCTCAAGGCCGGTGACGTCGCCGCGGCCGATCGCGAGATCCGCACCCACATCGAGTTCTACCTCACCCTCCCGGAGGCGCCGGAATGA
- a CDS encoding DUF1501 domain-containing protein: MRDDLFRLHRRAFLGRTAGVLGPLALAHLLDQDRPAVASVPARPSGLPAGKAKAVICLFQHGGPSQMDLFDPKPALTKWHGKPHPGQLEVHFDKQAGNVLGSPFAFAPRGGSGIELSELLPRTSEIADQITLVRSMTTESVDHESALRLIHTGKFQAGRPTLGSWVIYGLGTENRNLPAYVVLSDPGGLPVDGVRNWSSGWLPAVYQGTPFRPGGSPVLNLETPSRIPPAAREGQLRFLGELNRAHLRDHPGQSELEARIANYETAARMQTAVPEALSFAAEGPSTRRLYGLDDPATREYGSRCLLSRRLVERGVRFVQVFMSGQPWDTHSKNAETLKGLCRRTDGPSAALVQDLKQRGLLDSTIVLWTGEFGRLPISQGTDGRDHNRHGFSLWLAGGGFRAGYAHGKTDDFGYKSVEDVVSVHDLQATLLHVLGLDHRRLTYPHDGRPDSLTDVDVTGARVVRELLA, from the coding sequence ATGCGCGACGACCTCTTCCGGCTCCATCGTCGTGCGTTCCTCGGCCGGACGGCCGGCGTCCTCGGGCCGCTGGCGCTCGCCCACCTCCTGGACCAGGATCGCCCGGCGGTCGCTTCCGTCCCGGCTCGCCCCTCGGGCCTCCCGGCGGGGAAGGCGAAGGCGGTCATCTGCCTCTTCCAGCACGGCGGCCCGAGCCAGATGGACCTCTTCGACCCCAAGCCCGCCCTGACGAAGTGGCACGGCAAGCCGCATCCCGGGCAGCTCGAGGTCCATTTCGACAAGCAGGCGGGGAACGTCCTGGGCTCGCCCTTCGCGTTCGCCCCGCGGGGCGGATCGGGGATCGAGCTCTCGGAGCTGCTGCCGCGGACCTCGGAGATCGCCGACCAGATCACGCTGGTCCGATCGATGACGACCGAGTCCGTCGATCACGAGTCCGCCCTGCGCCTGATCCACACCGGCAAGTTCCAGGCGGGGCGGCCGACGCTCGGCTCCTGGGTCATCTACGGCCTGGGGACGGAGAACCGGAACTTGCCCGCCTACGTCGTGCTGTCCGACCCGGGCGGGCTGCCCGTGGACGGCGTGCGCAACTGGTCGTCGGGCTGGCTCCCCGCCGTGTACCAGGGCACGCCGTTCCGCCCCGGCGGCTCGCCGGTCCTCAACCTGGAGACGCCCTCGAGAATCCCGCCGGCCGCGCGCGAAGGGCAGCTCCGGTTCCTCGGCGAGCTGAACCGGGCCCACCTCAGGGACCACCCCGGCCAGTCCGAGCTCGAGGCGAGGATCGCCAACTACGAGACCGCCGCGAGGATGCAGACGGCCGTGCCCGAGGCGCTGAGCTTCGCGGCCGAAGGCCCCTCGACGCGCCGGCTGTACGGCCTCGACGACCCGGCCACCCGGGAATACGGGTCGCGATGCCTCCTCTCGCGGCGACTCGTCGAGCGGGGCGTCCGCTTCGTCCAGGTCTTCATGAGCGGCCAGCCGTGGGACACGCACAGCAAGAACGCCGAGACCCTGAAGGGCCTCTGCCGCCGCACCGACGGCCCGAGCGCCGCGCTCGTGCAGGACCTGAAGCAGCGGGGCCTGCTCGACTCCACGATCGTCCTCTGGACCGGCGAGTTCGGCCGCCTGCCGATCTCCCAGGGCACCGACGGCCGCGACCATAATCGCCACGGCTTCTCCCTCTGGCTCGCCGGCGGCGGCTTCCGGGCCGGATACGCCCACGGGAAGACGGACGACTTCGGCTACAAGTCCGTCGAGGACGTCGTCAGCGTCCACGACCTCCAGGCCACCCTCCTCCACGTCCTCGGCCTCGACCACCGCCGCCTGACGTATCCCCACGACGGCCGCCCCGACAGCCTCACCGACGTGGACGTCACCGGCGCCCGCGTCGTCCGCGAATTGCTCGCGTGA
- a CDS encoding MFS transporter: MAIESHPAMPGPSEGRARRSPSILLALLMAFAFAGHFNRVSMATAADARIMEQYRIDPRQMGSVYSAFLLAYTLCMIPAGWFIDRFGAAAALAVVGFGSAAFGAMTGAIGLAAGGASPLLAFWVVRALMGAVSAPLHPACARMVSDTVAAGSRSRANGLITGAALTGIAVTHPAFGAMVDRLDWPMAFLASGAATAALAALWVACTRGTPSGAGPNRPAPEAPGEGSLRSIRARSLLALTLSYAAVGYFQYLFFYWMDYYFLEVRGLDAPTSRLYASIPPMTMAFTMPLGGWISDGLERSGRGASRRAVVPVAGLALGAVFLALGIASVEPTWVVLWFALALGSVGAGEGPFWVTATELGGHRGGTSAALFNTGGNIGGMLAPIVTPWVGEALGWPWAIGLGGVICLLGAGCWLGVDAQGSTGGQD; this comes from the coding sequence ATGGCGATCGAGTCTCACCCCGCCATGCCCGGCCCGTCCGAGGGGCGGGCGCGACGCAGTCCCTCCATCCTGCTGGCCCTGCTCATGGCCTTCGCGTTCGCCGGCCATTTCAATCGCGTCAGCATGGCCACCGCGGCGGACGCGCGGATCATGGAGCAATACCGGATCGACCCGAGGCAGATGGGATCGGTCTACTCCGCGTTCCTGCTCGCGTACACCCTGTGCATGATCCCGGCGGGATGGTTCATCGACCGCTTCGGCGCGGCCGCGGCCCTGGCCGTCGTGGGGTTCGGCTCGGCCGCGTTCGGCGCGATGACCGGCGCGATCGGCCTCGCCGCGGGGGGCGCCTCGCCGCTGCTCGCGTTCTGGGTCGTCCGCGCGCTGATGGGGGCCGTCTCCGCCCCGCTCCACCCGGCCTGTGCCCGGATGGTCTCGGACACGGTCGCGGCCGGCTCGCGATCCAGGGCCAACGGCCTGATCACCGGCGCGGCCCTGACGGGGATCGCCGTGACGCATCCCGCCTTCGGGGCGATGGTGGATCGCCTGGACTGGCCGATGGCCTTCCTCGCGTCCGGTGCAGCGACGGCCGCGCTCGCGGCCCTCTGGGTCGCATGCACGAGGGGCACCCCCTCGGGGGCCGGCCCGAACCGCCCCGCTCCTGAGGCCCCTGGCGAGGGGAGCCTACGCTCGATCCGGGCCCGCAGCCTCCTCGCGCTCACGCTCAGCTACGCGGCCGTCGGCTACTTCCAGTACCTGTTCTTCTACTGGATGGACTACTATTTCCTCGAAGTCCGAGGCCTGGACGCCCCGACCAGCCGGCTCTATGCCTCCATCCCGCCCATGACCATGGCCTTCACCATGCCGCTGGGGGGGTGGATCTCCGACGGGCTGGAGCGGTCCGGGCGCGGGGCGTCTCGACGGGCCGTCGTGCCCGTCGCCGGCTTGGCCCTCGGCGCGGTGTTCCTCGCCCTCGGCATCGCGTCGGTCGAGCCGACGTGGGTCGTGCTCTGGTTCGCCCTGGCCCTGGGCTCGGTGGGCGCCGGGGAGGGGCCGTTCTGGGTGACGGCCACGGAGCTCGGCGGGCACCGCGGCGGCACGTCGGCGGCTCTCTTCAACACGGGGGGCAACATCGGCGGGATGCTCGCGCCGATCGTCACTCCCTGGGTGGGAGAGGCCCTCGGCTGGCCCTGGGCGATCGGCCTCGGGGGCGTCATCTGCCTGCTGGGGGCCGGCTGCTGGCTCGGGGTGGACGCGCAGGGATCGACCGGCGGCCAGGATTGA
- a CDS encoding glycerophosphodiester phosphodiesterase family protein produces the protein MRPTLALLLTSAIAACVPASAEDSPRVFPPYARPTLIAHRGDSGRAPEHTIPAYRLALEAGADFVEPDLQITKDGVLVCLHDTTLERTTDVESVFPGRSRTIKGREAWPVADFTLEEIRRLDAGSWKGPQFKGLRVPTFQEMIDLVRGHAGIIPETKAPEAYEGLGLDMAGLLMDALRKNGLDVPGADPKTPVVVQSFSIGSIKALRERHGCKLPILALLDEPGQVTGEAIAGLKGLVDGIAPSKNLVLKRPGLVDDAHRLGLSVTVWTFRAGAAGSSQQVREEMARFLGDLKVDAVFTDNPDQFPRR, from the coding sequence ATGCGTCCGACGCTCGCCCTGCTCCTGACGTCCGCCATCGCCGCCTGCGTCCCGGCCTCCGCGGAGGACTCGCCCCGCGTGTTCCCGCCCTACGCCAGGCCGACGCTGATCGCCCACCGCGGCGACTCCGGCCGCGCGCCGGAGCACACGATCCCGGCCTACCGGCTCGCGCTGGAGGCCGGGGCGGACTTCGTCGAGCCCGACCTGCAGATCACCAAGGACGGGGTGCTCGTCTGCCTGCACGACACGACGCTCGAGCGGACGACCGATGTCGAATCCGTCTTCCCGGGTCGTTCGCGGACCATCAAGGGCCGGGAGGCCTGGCCGGTGGCGGACTTCACCCTCGAGGAGATCCGCCGCCTCGACGCCGGGTCCTGGAAGGGGCCGCAGTTCAAGGGCCTCCGCGTGCCGACGTTCCAGGAGATGATCGACCTCGTCCGGGGACACGCCGGCATCATCCCGGAGACGAAGGCACCCGAGGCCTACGAGGGCCTGGGCCTGGACATGGCCGGGCTCCTCATGGACGCCCTGAGGAAGAATGGCCTCGACGTCCCGGGCGCCGACCCGAAGACGCCCGTCGTCGTCCAGTCGTTCAGCATCGGCAGCATCAAGGCCCTCCGCGAGAGGCACGGCTGCAAGCTGCCCATCCTGGCGCTGCTGGATGAGCCCGGCCAGGTGACAGGCGAGGCCATCGCCGGCCTGAAGGGCCTCGTGGATGGGATCGCGCCCAGCAAGAACCTCGTCCTGAAGCGGCCCGGGCTGGTGGATGACGCCCACCGCCTCGGCCTGAGCGTCACCGTCTGGACCTTCCGCGCCGGAGCGGCCGGCTCGTCGCAGCAGGTCCGCGAGGAGATGGCACGCTTCCTCGGCGACCTGAAGGTGGATGCCGTGTTCACGGACAACCCGGATCAGTTCCCTCGACGTTGA
- a CDS encoding PSD1 and planctomycete cytochrome C domain-containing protein — protein MKRSLSRKGPVGRVAATCSVLGLMLAAARAEEVPSLGRQVMPLLTSRCVKCHGPAVQKNGLNLATPRGLARGGKDGSPVVAGRPDESPLWEAVSTDAMPPKEPLSPDEKAVLRRWIEAGAPGLPKVSPGDAPGSDHWAFAPASRPEPPAVRDARRVRNPVDRFLEAALEARGLALAPEADRATLVRRVALDLTGLPPSPGEISAYIRDPAPDAYERMVGRYLASPRYAARWGKLWLDAAGYADSNGYFNADTDRPLAYRYRDYVIRCWAEDRPLDRFIREQIAGDELVGYHPGGPATRPMVESLIATHFLRNAPDGTGESDGNPDELTADRYAVLEGATQVIGSSMLGLSLQCARCHDHKFEPVSQRDYYALYAILAPAYNVRDWVKPADRSIAGEPEPHELAAWEESTRAIDAEIIDLKTRAAFRDPFVTPDARRKKALDEAVKDAEGRRLPRPGRISFIMEPAGTAPAVHVLKRGQYGDHGPEVAPAPPSVLADPDNPYDPARTPGGTSGRRLAFARWLTRPGSRPAALLARVIANRIWQGHFGAGLVATPENLGYSGSAPSHPELLEFLASELARSGWSAKALHRLILNSAAYRQSSRPDERTAEVDPDNRLLGRFPLRRLDAETIRDAMLAVSGELDEPAGGPYVPTSPNDQGEVLVDEKAEGAHRRSVFLQQRRTQVLSFLDVFDAPSIVTNCTRRSSTTMPLQSLSLLNSDFVAARARAFAGRLRREAGEGPEARVQLAFLLVAGRPPTGEERAAASRFLADQPARYAGRPDAAESAWADFAQMLLGSNAFLYED, from the coding sequence ATGAAGCGATCGCTCTCCCGCAAAGGCCCGGTCGGTCGAGTCGCCGCGACCTGCTCGGTGCTCGGCCTGATGCTCGCCGCCGCGCGCGCCGAGGAGGTGCCGAGCCTCGGCCGTCAGGTTATGCCCCTCCTCACGTCCCGTTGCGTCAAGTGCCACGGCCCGGCGGTTCAGAAGAACGGCCTGAACCTGGCGACGCCCCGGGGGCTCGCCCGCGGCGGCAAGGACGGCAGCCCGGTCGTCGCCGGCCGGCCCGACGAGAGCCCCCTCTGGGAGGCCGTCTCGACCGACGCGATGCCGCCGAAGGAGCCGCTGAGCCCGGACGAGAAGGCCGTCCTCCGGCGATGGATCGAGGCGGGGGCGCCGGGGCTGCCGAAGGTCTCGCCCGGCGACGCGCCGGGGTCGGACCACTGGGCCTTCGCGCCCGCCTCGCGGCCCGAACCGCCCGCGGTGCGCGACGCCCGCCGCGTCCGGAACCCGGTGGATCGCTTCCTCGAGGCCGCGCTCGAGGCCCGGGGCCTGGCGCTCGCGCCGGAGGCCGACCGCGCCACGCTGGTCCGCAGGGTCGCGCTCGACCTGACGGGGCTTCCGCCGTCGCCGGGGGAGATTTCCGCGTACATCCGCGATCCGGCCCCGGATGCCTACGAGCGGATGGTGGGACGCTACCTCGCCTCTCCTCGCTATGCGGCTCGCTGGGGGAAGCTCTGGCTGGACGCCGCCGGGTACGCCGACTCCAACGGCTACTTCAACGCGGACACCGACCGGCCCCTGGCGTATCGGTACCGCGACTACGTGATCCGGTGCTGGGCCGAGGACCGGCCGCTCGACCGGTTCATCCGCGAGCAGATCGCCGGCGACGAGCTGGTCGGCTACCATCCGGGAGGGCCCGCGACCCGGCCGATGGTCGAGTCGCTCATAGCGACCCACTTCCTCCGCAACGCCCCCGACGGCACGGGCGAGAGCGACGGCAACCCCGACGAGCTGACCGCCGACCGCTACGCCGTCCTGGAAGGGGCGACGCAGGTCATCGGCTCCTCGATGCTCGGGCTGAGTCTCCAGTGCGCGCGTTGCCACGACCACAAGTTCGAGCCGGTCTCCCAGCGCGACTATTACGCGCTCTATGCCATCCTCGCCCCGGCTTACAACGTGAGGGACTGGGTGAAGCCGGCCGACCGGTCCATCGCCGGCGAGCCCGAGCCGCACGAGCTGGCGGCGTGGGAGGAGAGCACCCGCGCGATCGACGCCGAGATCATCGACCTCAAGACGCGTGCCGCGTTCCGGGATCCCTTCGTCACCCCGGATGCCCGGCGGAAGAAGGCCCTCGATGAGGCCGTAAAGGACGCCGAGGGCCGACGCCTCCCGCGCCCCGGCCGCATCTCGTTCATCATGGAGCCGGCGGGCACGGCCCCCGCGGTCCACGTGCTGAAGCGGGGGCAATATGGCGACCACGGCCCGGAGGTCGCCCCGGCCCCGCCCTCGGTCCTGGCCGATCCCGACAACCCGTACGATCCCGCAAGGACGCCGGGCGGGACCTCCGGGCGCAGGCTGGCGTTCGCCCGGTGGCTGACGAGGCCCGGCTCCAGGCCGGCGGCCCTGCTCGCCCGCGTGATCGCGAACCGGATCTGGCAGGGGCACTTCGGGGCCGGGCTCGTCGCCACGCCGGAGAACCTCGGTTATTCGGGATCGGCCCCCAGCCATCCCGAGCTGCTCGAGTTCCTGGCGTCGGAGCTCGCCCGGAGCGGCTGGAGCGCCAAGGCGCTGCACCGCCTGATCCTGAACTCGGCCGCGTACCGGCAGTCGAGCCGGCCCGACGAGCGGACGGCCGAGGTCGACCCGGACAACCGCCTCCTCGGCCGCTTCCCGCTCCGCCGGCTCGACGCCGAGACGATCCGCGACGCGATGCTCGCCGTGTCGGGCGAGCTGGACGAGCCGGCCGGCGGCCCGTACGTGCCGACCTCCCCGAACGATCAGGGCGAGGTGCTCGTCGATGAGAAGGCCGAGGGGGCCCATCGCCGCTCGGTCTTCCTCCAGCAGCGGCGCACCCAGGTCCTCAGCTTCCTGGACGTCTTCGACGCGCCGTCGATCGTGACGAACTGCACCCGGCGTAGCAGCACGACCATGCCGCTCCAGTCGCTCAGCCTCCTGAACTCCGACTTCGTCGCGGCGAGGGCCCGCGCCTTCGCCGGACGGCTCCGCCGCGAGGCGGGAGAGGGGCCGGAGGCGCGGGTGCAGCTCGCCTTCCTCCTCGTCGCCGGGCGGCCGCCGACCGGCGAGGAGCGGGCCGCCGCGTCCCGCTTCCTGGCCGATCAGCCGGCCAGGTACGCGGGGCGGCCCGACGCGGCCGAATCCGCCTGGGCCGACTTCGCCCAGATGCTCCTGGGGTCCAATGCGTTCCTGTACGAGGACTGA
- a CDS encoding DUF1592 domain-containing protein has translation MTLPLPPRRSPSPLPAFALALLAAFAPAPALVAAEGPESFDALDRSYGGQVRPLMARFCLGCHSTKEKAGDLDLEAFAKLDEVRKAPGTWRKVAEQLASGEMPPKDEDQPAAAERDALKGWVARYLKAEAYANAGDPGPVVLRRLNNAQYAYTLVDLTGHDYRPTRDLPADSAAGEGFTNTGDALVMSPALLGKYLDAAKRVAAHAVLLPDGFRFANGDTRRDWTEEILGSIRAIYARHADAEGKVPLGKYLAAAFEARTRDAGARRELAARRGLNPRYLESLSRILDGGPPSPILDPIRARWKSAGPADLPPLIAEIEGWRNALTRFQTVGHMKPWMVPVDPVVDREPIRLKLPESPKGREVVVHLAAGGAGPGRPGLVVWENLRLARPGRPEIALRDVRAIAQGMAARHAKVVDSVVPCLAAAAEALAMKGGVDRDALSKKHKVDPAILGAWLDTLGIGTGRSPGLDLFTGRLTKAGGQDAAAGWGSNETPLVVANSSDETLHIPGELKGRGVVVHPSPTLRAGAAWTCPKAGDYRVEARVQHAHPACGNGTTWRLELRRGAVQISLAEGATAGPGVVPAGPFGPFPMGAGDLIALTIGPRDGNHACDLTAVDLVVKADGDGGRAWDMAREVSGDALAANPHADASGNPGVWRFFREPDGEPSGLSIPASSTLARWLDAPGEAGKEYLATKLRRLLADGPAGASLADAALYRKLTTPGGPMIPATPSGRPVLDESPWGLPPKAFGPGAVADGIAPADMAVRGPHSIAVRIPAELAAGAELVGSVVLRPVEGGAEVAQARASIGAPPAADGLRPDAPALASGPAARERLKRAFDEFRAWFPAAVCYAKIVPVDEVVTLTLFHREDEPLRRLMLDPDEAARLDRLWTELHFVSRDALTQVEAFTHLMEYATQDGDPRLFEPYRKPIHEHAEAFRKELLAAEPRHLEALVAFAPLAYRRPLAGREARELRELYGRLRSEELPHEEAFALTLARVLASPAFLYRLEASPPGVKSAPATDWEMASRLSYFLTSSAPDAELREAAAAGKLRDPDELAAQARRLLKSPKARRLAEEFACQWVHIYKFDAIDEKSERHFPAFKGLKGAMYEEAILFFADLFQSDAPVRALYDADFTFLNQALAEHYGIPGVAGPGWRRVDGVRKYGRGGLLGLSATLAKQAGASRTSPILRGNWVTEVLLGERVPKPPKNVPLLPEDEASGGGLSVRQLVERHSRDVKCSGCHAKMDPYGFSLEAYDAIGRRREKDAAGLPIDARARLADGTEFDGLDGLRNLLLGSRRPDVERQFVKKLLGYALGRGLMLTDEPLLDDIRRRLDAEGGKISTAVDAIVRSRAFREVRGASPAMADVH, from the coding sequence ATGACGCTCCCCCTCCCGCCCCGCCGCTCGCCATCCCCCCTGCCCGCCTTCGCCCTGGCCCTCCTCGCCGCCTTCGCCCCCGCCCCCGCTCTCGTCGCCGCCGAGGGCCCCGAGTCGTTCGACGCCCTGGACCGGTCGTACGGCGGCCAGGTCCGGCCCCTGATGGCCCGGTTCTGCCTGGGATGCCATTCGACGAAGGAGAAGGCCGGGGACCTGGACCTCGAGGCGTTCGCGAAGCTGGACGAGGTCCGCAAGGCCCCCGGGACCTGGCGGAAGGTCGCCGAGCAGCTCGCGTCCGGCGAGATGCCGCCGAAGGACGAGGACCAGCCGGCCGCCGCGGAACGCGACGCGCTCAAGGGCTGGGTCGCCCGCTACCTGAAGGCCGAGGCGTATGCGAACGCCGGCGACCCGGGGCCGGTCGTGCTCCGTCGGCTCAACAACGCCCAGTACGCGTATACGCTCGTCGACCTGACGGGCCACGACTACCGGCCGACCCGCGACCTCCCGGCCGACAGCGCCGCGGGCGAGGGGTTCACGAACACGGGCGATGCGCTGGTGATGTCCCCCGCCCTGCTGGGCAAGTACCTGGACGCCGCCAAGCGGGTCGCCGCCCACGCCGTGCTCCTCCCCGACGGATTCCGGTTCGCGAACGGCGACACCCGCCGCGACTGGACCGAGGAGATCCTCGGTTCCATCCGGGCCATCTACGCCCGCCACGCCGACGCCGAGGGCAAGGTCCCCCTCGGGAAGTACCTGGCCGCGGCCTTCGAGGCCCGGACTCGCGACGCGGGGGCCCGTCGGGAGCTCGCCGCCCGTCGCGGGCTGAATCCGCGCTATCTCGAGTCCCTGTCGCGGATCCTGGACGGCGGCCCGCCGTCGCCGATCCTGGACCCGATCCGGGCCCGCTGGAAGTCGGCCGGGCCCGCCGACCTGCCCCCGCTGATCGCCGAGATCGAGGGCTGGCGGAACGCCCTGACGCGGTTCCAGACGGTGGGCCACATGAAGCCCTGGATGGTCCCCGTGGACCCGGTCGTCGATCGCGAGCCGATCCGGCTGAAGCTGCCCGAATCCCCGAAGGGGCGGGAGGTCGTCGTGCACCTTGCCGCCGGCGGGGCGGGCCCCGGCCGCCCCGGGCTCGTCGTCTGGGAGAACCTGAGGCTCGCCCGGCCGGGCCGGCCCGAGATCGCACTCCGGGACGTCCGGGCCATCGCCCAGGGGATGGCGGCGCGGCACGCGAAGGTCGTCGATTCCGTCGTCCCCTGCCTGGCCGCCGCGGCGGAGGCGCTCGCGATGAAGGGCGGCGTCGACCGCGACGCGCTCTCGAAGAAGCACAAGGTCGATCCGGCGATCCTCGGCGCCTGGCTCGACACGCTCGGGATCGGCACGGGGCGATCGCCGGGACTGGACCTCTTCACCGGGAGGCTGACGAAGGCCGGCGGCCAGGACGCGGCCGCGGGATGGGGATCGAACGAGACCCCGCTCGTCGTGGCCAACTCCTCCGACGAGACCCTCCACATCCCGGGCGAGCTGAAGGGCCGCGGCGTGGTCGTCCACCCGTCGCCCACCCTGAGGGCGGGGGCAGCCTGGACGTGCCCGAAGGCCGGCGACTATCGGGTCGAGGCCCGCGTGCAGCACGCGCATCCGGCCTGCGGCAACGGCACGACCTGGCGGCTGGAGCTGCGCCGGGGGGCCGTGCAGATCTCGCTGGCCGAGGGGGCGACGGCCGGGCCGGGCGTCGTCCCGGCGGGGCCGTTCGGGCCGTTCCCGATGGGGGCCGGAGACCTGATCGCCCTGACGATCGGCCCGCGCGACGGCAACCACGCGTGCGACCTCACCGCGGTGGACCTCGTCGTGAAGGCGGACGGCGACGGCGGGCGGGCGTGGGACATGGCGCGCGAGGTCTCCGGCGACGCCCTGGCCGCGAACCCGCACGCGGACGCCTCCGGGAACCCCGGCGTGTGGCGGTTCTTCCGCGAGCCCGACGGCGAGCCCTCCGGCCTCTCGATCCCGGCCAGCTCGACCCTCGCCCGATGGCTGGACGCGCCGGGCGAGGCCGGCAAGGAGTACCTGGCCACGAAGCTCCGGCGGCTCCTCGCCGACGGCCCGGCCGGGGCCTCGCTGGCCGACGCCGCGCTTTATCGGAAGTTGACGACCCCGGGCGGCCCGATGATCCCCGCGACGCCCTCCGGCAGGCCCGTCCTCGACGAGTCGCCGTGGGGCCTGCCACCCAAGGCGTTCGGCCCGGGGGCCGTCGCCGACGGGATCGCGCCGGCGGACATGGCGGTGCGCGGCCCGCACTCGATCGCGGTCCGCATCCCGGCGGAGCTGGCCGCGGGGGCCGAGCTCGTGGGCTCGGTCGTGCTCCGCCCCGTCGAGGGCGGCGCGGAGGTCGCCCAGGCCCGCGCCTCCATCGGTGCACCGCCGGCCGCCGACGGGCTCCGCCCCGACGCGCCGGCCCTCGCATCCGGCCCGGCGGCCAGGGAACGCCTGAAGAGGGCCTTCGACGAGTTCCGCGCGTGGTTCCCGGCGGCCGTCTGCTACGCGAAGATCGTCCCCGTGGACGAGGTCGTGACGCTGACTCTCTTCCACCGCGAGGACGAGCCCCTCCGCCGCCTCATGCTCGATCCCGACGAGGCCGCCAGGCTGGACCGCCTCTGGACCGAGCTCCACTTCGTCAGCCGCGACGCCCTGACCCAGGTCGAGGCGTTCACGCACCTGATGGAATACGCCACCCAGGACGGCGACCCCCGCCTCTTCGAGCCCTACCGCAAGCCGATCCACGAGCACGCCGAGGCCTTCCGCAAGGAGCTCCTCGCGGCCGAGCCGAGGCACCTGGAGGCCCTGGTCGCGTTCGCCCCGCTCGCCTACCGGAGGCCCCTCGCGGGACGCGAGGCCCGGGAGCTCCGGGAGTTGTACGGCCGATTGCGGTCGGAGGAGCTGCCCCACGAGGAGGCCTTCGCGCTGACCCTCGCCCGCGTCCTGGCGTCCCCGGCGTTCCTCTACCGGCTGGAGGCGTCGCCGCCGGGCGTGAAGTCCGCCCCGGCGACGGACTGGGAGATGGCCAGCCGGCTCAGCTACTTCCTGACCTCGTCCGCCCCCGACGCCGAGCTCCGAGAGGCCGCCGCGGCCGGAAAGCTCCGCGACCCCGACGAGCTGGCCGCCCAGGCCCGCCGCCTGCTGAAGTCGCCGAAGGCGCGCCGGCTCGCCGAGGAGTTCGCCTGCCAGTGGGTGCATATCTACAAATTCGACGCGATCGACGAGAAGAGCGAGCGGCACTTCCCCGCCTTCAAGGGCCTGAAGGGGGCGATGTACGAGGAGGCCATCCTCTTCTTCGCCGACCTCTTCCAGTCCGACGCACCGGTCCGGGCGCTCTACGACGCCGACTTCACCTTCCTGAACCAGGCGCTGGCCGAGCACTACGGGATCCCGGGCGTGGCCGGCCCGGGGTGGCGCCGGGTGGACGGGGTCCGCAAGTACGGGCGGGGCGGGCTGCTCGGCCTCTCCGCCACGCTCGCGAAGCAGGCCGGGGCCTCGCGGACGAGCCCCATCCTCCGCGGCAACTGGGTCACGGAGGTGCTCCTGGGCGAGCGCGTGCCCAAGCCGCCGAAGAACGTCCCCCTGCTGCCCGAGGACGAGGCGTCCGGCGGGGGGCTCTCCGTCCGCCAGCTCGTCGAGCGGCACAGCCGGGACGTGAAATGCTCGGGCTGCCACGCGAAGATGGACCCCTACGGATTCTCGCTCGAGGCCTACGACGCCATAGGCCGCCGCCGCGAGAAGGACGCCGCCGGCCTGCCGATCGACGCCCGCGCGAGGCTCGCGGACGGGACGGAGTTCGACGGCCTCGACGGCCTCCGCAACCTCCTGCTGGGCTCGCGTCGCCCCGACGTCGAGCGCCAGTTCGTCAAGAAGCTCCTCGGCTACGCCCTCGGGCGCGGCCTGATGCTGACCGACGAGCCCCTGCTGGACGACATCCGCCGTCGGCTCGACGCCGAGGGCGGCAAGATCTCCACCGCGGTCGACGCCATCGTCCGCAGCCGCGCCTTCCGCGAGGTCCGCGGGGCCTCGCCGGCCATGGCCGATGTGCATTGA